The Phycisphaeraceae bacterium genome has a window encoding:
- a CDS encoding zf-HC2 domain-containing protein, with amino-acid sequence MNCREMIDFLTAYVEGDLPEVERATFERHIGQCAPCKTYLDSYRKAIELGKAACCCGNLPTCDDVPESLIQAILAARRAGA; translated from the coding sequence ATGAACTGCCGTGAGATGATCGACTTCCTGACGGCCTACGTCGAGGGCGACCTGCCCGAGGTCGAACGCGCCACCTTCGAGCGGCACATCGGTCAGTGCGCGCCGTGCAAGACGTACCTCGACTCATACCGCAAGGCGATCGAACTGGGCAAGGCGGCCTGCTGCTGCGGCAACCTGCCCACCTGCGATGACGTGCCGGAGTCGCTCATTCAGGCGATCCTGGCGGCCAGGCGGGCCGGCGCGTAA